The following proteins come from a genomic window of Chitinophagales bacterium:
- a CDS encoding exopolysaccharide biosynthesis polyprenyl glycosylphosphotransferase yields the protein MKNTNKLTIYPLFDTIAAAIAWVVLYYYRKTLSPYPYEIRLDEFLKDETFYFSLILIPLFWLVLYFYSGFYGHLFFKSRFWEIVKTAMASLIGVIILNFLFFLDDSYSKENLFYVVLTYFSLHFSLTIFFRICILTINKYLYSEEKRYFNSIFVLNAVDEQHYSNDKLCDYKDFGFKNIGYLSDKDTNGCQLPYIGKISDLEKVIHSNQVNQVIINSTDDKFIHSLINQLAPFNVIVKTPADIYDIINKSYRLSDINSPIFLEAYPDNMHLFEKNIKSALDIMLSILAIILLLPLFLIISLILKISNGGDVFYCQERIGKNFKPFYILKFRSMISNAEANTPLLASKEDARITPVGRFLRKWRLDEIPQFFNVLKGDMSIVGYRAERKYFIDQICQEAPYYLHLMKIKPGITSLGMVKYGYAENVKEMVHRLKFDMIYIENMSLVLDVKILIYTFIILFKGKGK from the coding sequence TTGAAAAATACGAATAAGCTTACCATTTATCCATTGTTTGATACTATAGCCGCAGCTATAGCATGGGTTGTATTGTATTATTACCGAAAAACACTCTCCCCTTATCCTTATGAAATAAGATTGGACGAGTTTTTAAAGGATGAGACCTTTTACTTTAGCTTGATATTGATCCCCTTGTTTTGGCTAGTTCTCTATTTTTATTCAGGTTTTTACGGACATTTGTTCTTTAAATCTCGTTTTTGGGAAATCGTTAAAACCGCTATGGCCTCCTTGATAGGAGTTATCATTTTAAATTTTCTCTTCTTTTTGGACGATAGTTATTCAAAGGAAAATTTGTTCTATGTCGTCTTGACTTACTTTAGTTTGCACTTTAGCTTGACTATTTTCTTTAGAATTTGTATTCTCACCATAAATAAGTATTTGTATAGTGAGGAAAAGCGATACTTTAATTCTATTTTCGTGTTAAATGCAGTAGACGAGCAGCACTATTCGAATGATAAGCTTTGCGATTATAAAGATTTTGGATTTAAAAATATTGGCTACCTCTCTGATAAAGATACCAATGGCTGTCAGCTTCCTTATATAGGTAAGATTTCGGATTTAGAAAAAGTTATCCATTCTAATCAGGTAAATCAGGTCATTATAAACTCCACAGATGATAAGTTTATTCATTCGCTGATCAATCAGTTGGCTCCTTTTAATGTCATAGTCAAAACACCAGCAGATATCTATGATATTATCAATAAAAGTTATCGACTTTCAGACATCAATAGCCCTATTTTCTTAGAGGCCTATCCAGATAATATGCACCTCTTTGAGAAAAACATAAAATCTGCTCTGGATATTATGTTATCTATTCTAGCTATTATTCTATTGTTGCCTTTATTTTTAATCATTTCTTTAATCCTTAAAATCAGCAATGGCGGGGATGTATTTTATTGTCAGGAGCGCATAGGGAAAAATTTCAAACCGTTTTATATCTTGAAGTTTCGCTCTATGATATCGAATGCAGAAGCCAATACTCCCTTATTGGCTTCGAAAGAGGATGCTCGTATCACTCCGGTTGGCAGATTTCTTCGTAAATGGCGTTTGGACGAGATCCCTCAGTTTTTTAATGTTCTGAAGGGCGATATGAGTATCGTAGGCTATCGTGCTGAGCGAAAATATTTTATTGATCAAATATGTCAGGAAGCCCCATACTATCTTCATTTGATGAAAATCAAACCAGGCATTACTTCTCTGGGTATGGTGAAATAT